The following are encoded together in the Novipirellula artificiosorum genome:
- a CDS encoding tetratricopeptide repeat protein, whose amino-acid sequence MPSIQELLTQGWNLHQGGRIDEAMQLYRHVLAHAPQNANALVYLGIALFDQRRFDDSVAAYREALALQPQFPIAWNNLGNSLRMLGKIDQAEQALATALDQQPGYLSALKNRGTLWIWSGEVERGLKWYEEGLKVDPNNAELHRNLGVIHLLLGHYELGWNEYRWRWAMPGTYRPQVTAAVWQGEDLAGKSILLYPEQGRGDAIQFIRVAAVLKKAGATVYVQCDSNMLPLFSSVAGIDLLLPTGSVVPPVDYHASLIDVVDRWFGKTGNLAYATELFSEGQGYLRVSDVAIDHWKQWLARQVPHGRRIGINWQGNPEHHADVYRSIPLQTLAPLESIPNASLISLQFGDGIEQMESCSFADSILSLPSDFDTAGGAFMDTAAVLRNLDVVVTSDTAIAHLAGAMGVNVLLMLGKVPDWRWLTDVNQTPWYPSMTLIRQQQLGNWSDVVAAACELV is encoded by the coding sequence ATGCCAAGCATTCAAGAACTCCTGACCCAAGGCTGGAACCTTCATCAAGGCGGCCGAATCGATGAAGCCATGCAGCTTTACCGTCATGTGCTTGCTCATGCTCCTCAAAACGCAAACGCGTTGGTGTATCTGGGGATCGCCTTGTTCGATCAGCGACGCTTTGACGATTCGGTCGCGGCATACCGCGAAGCGTTAGCCCTCCAGCCGCAATTCCCAATCGCATGGAACAATCTGGGCAATTCGCTGCGCATGTTGGGAAAAATCGATCAGGCAGAACAGGCGCTCGCAACCGCACTCGACCAGCAACCCGGCTATTTGTCCGCATTAAAGAACCGAGGGACGTTGTGGATTTGGAGCGGTGAAGTGGAGCGAGGACTGAAATGGTACGAAGAAGGGTTGAAGGTCGATCCGAATAACGCGGAACTTCACCGAAACCTCGGAGTCATTCATTTGCTACTGGGCCATTACGAGCTCGGATGGAACGAGTACCGATGGCGATGGGCCATGCCAGGCACGTATCGACCACAAGTCACCGCAGCGGTGTGGCAAGGTGAAGATCTCGCGGGGAAATCCATCTTGCTGTATCCCGAACAAGGCCGTGGCGACGCCATCCAGTTCATTCGAGTCGCAGCCGTGCTCAAGAAAGCGGGCGCCACGGTCTACGTGCAGTGTGACAGCAACATGCTGCCGCTGTTCTCAAGCGTTGCGGGAATCGACCTGCTGTTGCCCACCGGTTCCGTCGTTCCTCCCGTTGACTATCACGCTTCCTTGATCGATGTGGTCGACCGCTGGTTCGGGAAAACGGGGAACTTAGCGTACGCGACAGAGCTCTTTTCAGAGGGCCAGGGGTATCTACGGGTGTCCGATGTAGCGATCGATCATTGGAAACAATGGCTTGCCAGGCAAGTGCCCCACGGGCGTCGCATCGGAATCAACTGGCAAGGCAACCCCGAGCATCATGCCGACGTCTATCGGAGTATTCCGCTGCAAACGCTTGCGCCGCTGGAGTCGATCCCAAATGCTTCGCTGATCAGCTTGCAATTCGGGGATGGGATCGAGCAAATGGAATCGTGTTCCTTTGCCGATTCGATTCTCAGTTTGCCAAGCGACTTTGACACGGCCGGTGGCGCCTTTATGGACACGGCAGCCGTCCTTAGAAATCTGGACGTGGTCGTCACCAGCGACACCGCGATCGCACATCTGGCCGGTGCGATGGGTGTAAACGTCCTCTTGATGCTAGGCAAAGTTCCTGATTGGCGTTGGCTCACCGACGTCAATCAAACGCCTTGGTATCCGTCCATGACGCTGATTCGACAACAACAACTGGGGAATTGGTCCGATGTTGTGGCAGCGGCCTGCGAGCTCGTCTAG
- the argH gene encoding argininosuccinate lyase, translating to MDSPSRSGVFQAQTDKRLEAFAESISFDRRLYRQDIRGSIAHADMLTQRGMLTNQECETIRDTLKEIEQELDAGTFPISFELEDIHMHVEQALIDRVGDVGRKLHTARSRNDQVSTDVRMWVREALDQVDSRLLTLQRAFLTRCDQDFDVILPAYTHLQRAQPVLAPHYWLAYIEKLQRDRGRVGDCRRRLNECPLGVAAVAGTTLPIDRDQTSETLGFDRPTANSLDTSSDRDFMLESAFVLSLIASHLSGWAEEWILWSTVEFDFIKLPQAFCTGSSIMPQKVNPDTLELTRGKSARVMGNLQTLMLLVKNLPLAYNRDLQEDKPPLFDSFDTVIASLELAAPIVEGSTLRRESIANGLERGYLDATTLMEWMIRKGMPQRRAHHLVGAIVGEAMNQEVALNELPLEVLQSHAPEIDESVFEILGSKNAVAAFVSYGSTAPDQVQKQIDRWKSSLS from the coding sequence GTGGATAGTCCGTCACGTAGCGGTGTTTTTCAAGCCCAAACCGATAAGCGACTCGAAGCGTTTGCCGAGAGCATCAGCTTCGACCGCCGGCTGTATCGCCAAGATATCCGCGGCTCCATCGCCCACGCCGACATGCTCACCCAGCGTGGAATGCTCACAAATCAAGAATGCGAGACGATTCGGGACACTTTAAAGGAAATCGAGCAAGAACTCGATGCGGGCACGTTTCCGATTTCGTTCGAGCTTGAAGATATCCATATGCATGTCGAGCAAGCGCTGATTGACCGTGTTGGCGACGTGGGACGCAAGCTGCATACCGCTCGAAGCCGAAATGATCAGGTGAGCACCGACGTGCGGATGTGGGTTCGCGAGGCACTCGATCAGGTGGACTCGCGACTGCTGACGCTGCAACGAGCCTTTTTGACGCGTTGTGATCAAGATTTTGATGTGATCTTGCCAGCCTACACCCATCTGCAACGCGCCCAGCCGGTCCTCGCACCCCACTACTGGCTGGCATACATCGAAAAGCTGCAGCGTGATCGAGGCCGTGTTGGTGATTGTCGGCGCCGCTTGAACGAATGCCCACTGGGGGTTGCCGCCGTAGCCGGTACGACGTTGCCGATCGATCGTGACCAGACTTCCGAGACGCTTGGTTTTGATCGGCCAACGGCGAACAGTTTGGACACCAGCAGCGATCGTGACTTTATGCTCGAAAGTGCGTTCGTCCTGTCACTGATCGCCTCGCACTTAAGTGGTTGGGCCGAAGAATGGATTCTTTGGAGCACGGTGGAGTTTGACTTCATCAAGTTGCCCCAAGCGTTCTGTACGGGCAGCAGCATCATGCCGCAGAAGGTCAATCCCGACACCTTGGAACTGACTCGTGGCAAGTCGGCACGCGTCATGGGCAATCTGCAAACGTTGATGTTGTTGGTTAAGAATTTGCCGCTTGCCTACAACCGTGACTTGCAGGAAGACAAACCACCGCTCTTTGATTCGTTTGATACCGTCATCGCATCCCTTGAATTGGCTGCGCCCATCGTCGAAGGATCCACGCTACGTCGCGAATCGATTGCCAATGGATTGGAACGTGGCTACCTCGACGCAACGACCTTGATGGAGTGGATGATCCGCAAGGGGATGCCGCAACGGCGAGCCCATCACTTGGTCGGTGCGATTGTGGGTGAAGCCATGAACCAAGAGGTCGCGTTAAACGAACTGCCGCTGGAGGTGTTGCAGTCGCACGCACCAGAAATTGACGAATCGGTGTTCGAGATTCTGGGCAGCAAGAACGCGGTCGCGGCGTTCGTCAGTTATGGATCTACCGCACCCGATCAGGTGCAAAAGCAGATCGATCGATGGAAAAGTTCCCTAAGCTAG
- a CDS encoding FMN-binding protein, with amino-acid sequence MTSLPIANPSRSTRDRRFHRYRLHVYRISLFVMIITVIHAEHRWFVAQQRGEENPSLVIDQVLPLIPNASKLGDYDPDHGGQTVLDAEGESLGFVVQTSPESDSVVGFSGPMNMLVAFDTDHRIGGLSLLRSGDTREHTEDVIHNQRFMTSLNGLNWQEAAVAEVDAVSGATLTSMSIIDGVRLRLGGSNPSSRFADPIKLDEVTAFFSDVVGLVPDARKPSLLVAMDAENVELGRVFRTSPHADQMIGYQGPTDTLVALDLEGRVVGAAIRGSFDNQPYVRYVTEDRYFFNLFKGFTLSDVAALDMVDAGIEGVSGATKTSTTVAEALIYTAQQIEREQPLPKLKAKSLWSFAARDYGTATVVALALVVALTHLRGNRRLRVAMQIVLVVYLGFINADMLSQAQLVGWSQNGVAWKAAPGLVMLTLAALVCPLFTGRQVYCTHLCPFGAMQDWTRRVPLKTRVPRWLDQGLRFLPAALLLLVILVAMLHGSVPLVGIEPFDAFVIRIAGWATISVAVIGLVASLFVPKAYCHYGCPTGAMLGFLRLNGASGRFTRRDAFATILVLLAIGIYLW; translated from the coding sequence ATGACCTCACTCCCTATTGCCAATCCGTCACGCTCCACTCGTGACCGTCGGTTTCACCGCTATCGATTGCATGTCTACCGAATCAGCCTGTTTGTGATGATCATCACGGTCATCCATGCGGAACATCGCTGGTTCGTTGCGCAGCAGCGAGGTGAGGAAAATCCGTCGCTGGTGATCGATCAAGTGTTGCCCTTGATCCCCAATGCTTCGAAATTGGGGGACTACGATCCCGATCATGGGGGGCAAACGGTGCTGGATGCAGAGGGTGAATCGCTTGGATTCGTCGTTCAAACCTCACCGGAATCGGATAGCGTGGTTGGGTTTTCAGGCCCCATGAACATGCTGGTTGCTTTTGATACGGACCATCGTATTGGAGGTCTTTCGTTGCTACGCAGTGGCGATACGCGTGAACACACCGAAGACGTCATTCACAATCAACGATTCATGACTTCGCTCAACGGATTGAATTGGCAAGAAGCGGCGGTGGCCGAGGTGGATGCGGTTTCGGGAGCGACACTGACGAGCATGTCGATCATTGATGGGGTTCGTTTGCGGTTGGGCGGTTCCAACCCTTCATCGCGCTTTGCGGATCCGATCAAACTGGATGAAGTCACGGCGTTCTTCTCGGACGTCGTTGGCCTCGTCCCCGACGCGAGGAAACCCAGTTTGCTTGTGGCGATGGATGCCGAAAACGTTGAACTTGGAAGGGTTTTTCGTACCTCGCCCCATGCCGATCAAATGATCGGTTACCAGGGGCCGACCGACACCTTGGTGGCTCTCGATTTGGAGGGCCGCGTTGTCGGTGCGGCGATCCGCGGCAGTTTTGATAACCAACCGTATGTCCGCTATGTCACGGAAGACCGCTATTTCTTTAACCTGTTCAAAGGATTTACGCTGTCGGATGTTGCGGCCCTTGACATGGTCGATGCGGGAATCGAAGGTGTCTCGGGCGCGACGAAGACGAGCACGACGGTTGCCGAAGCGTTGATCTACACGGCACAGCAGATTGAGCGGGAGCAACCGTTGCCCAAGCTCAAGGCGAAGTCCTTGTGGTCCTTCGCGGCTCGCGACTATGGCACGGCAACCGTGGTCGCCCTGGCACTCGTCGTGGCGCTAACGCATCTGCGAGGTAACCGGCGTTTACGAGTCGCCATGCAAATCGTCTTGGTGGTTTATCTCGGCTTTATCAACGCCGACATGCTTTCCCAAGCTCAACTGGTTGGATGGTCACAAAACGGCGTCGCATGGAAAGCGGCACCGGGGTTGGTGATGTTGACGCTTGCTGCATTGGTGTGTCCCCTCTTTACCGGACGCCAGGTCTACTGCACGCATCTGTGTCCTTTCGGTGCCATGCAAGATTGGACACGGCGCGTGCCGTTGAAGACTCGCGTCCCGCGGTGGCTCGATCAAGGACTGCGGTTCCTACCCGCGGCGCTATTGCTGCTGGTAATCTTGGTGGCGATGTTGCACGGGTCGGTGCCGCTCGTCGGCATCGAACCGTTCGATGCTTTCGTGATTCGGATCGCAGGTTGGGCAACGATCAGCGTCGCCGTCATCGGGCTGGTTGCATCGCTCTTTGTCCCCAAGGCCTATTGCCACTATGGATGTCCCACCGGTGCGATGCTCGGTTTTCTGCGGCTCAACGGAGCCAGTGGGCGATTCACGCGGCGTGATGCGTTTGCAACGATCCTCGTGCTGTTGGCGATCGGAATCTATCTCTGGTAG
- a CDS encoding carboxylesterase family protein → MPSTAKYLLFSFLSTVICLSSGKADDAAAEPAAGKQVEQTFSWKDSVGVPYLIYLPRGYAESTEPYPLMLFLHGRGESNGPLSLVAKWGPPMMAERGDELPYILVSPQCPKDDFWSSPVQQSLLGELLDSITSTYRIDQDRVYLTGLSMGGYGSWRMAADHPDRFAAVAPICGAGNPEDGSKLVDVPIWAFHGTDDSVVPFEKSQEMVDAIKAAGGKKIRFTTLEHINHNSWSSAYATPELYQWMFSHQRGK, encoded by the coding sequence ATGCCTTCCACCGCAAAGTACCTTTTGTTCTCGTTTCTTTCCACCGTCATTTGCCTGTCGAGCGGAAAAGCTGATGACGCCGCGGCCGAACCCGCGGCCGGCAAGCAGGTCGAACAGACCTTTTCCTGGAAGGACTCCGTTGGTGTCCCCTACTTGATCTACCTTCCCCGTGGCTATGCCGAGTCGACGGAGCCGTACCCGTTGATGCTGTTTCTGCACGGACGAGGCGAGAGCAACGGGCCACTCAGTCTGGTTGCAAAATGGGGGCCGCCGATGATGGCCGAACGAGGCGACGAGCTACCGTACATCTTGGTTTCGCCTCAGTGTCCCAAAGACGATTTTTGGAGCTCGCCGGTACAACAATCGCTGCTGGGAGAACTGCTCGATTCGATCACTTCGACGTATCGTATCGACCAGGATCGCGTCTATTTGACGGGATTGAGCATGGGCGGTTACGGGTCGTGGCGAATGGCAGCGGACCATCCGGATCGTTTTGCGGCCGTGGCTCCGATTTGCGGAGCCGGCAATCCCGAGGATGGAAGCAAGTTAGTGGACGTGCCGATTTGGGCGTTTCATGGCACCGACGATTCGGTCGTGCCATTCGAGAAGTCTCAAGAAATGGTCGATGCGATCAAAGCAGCGGGTGGAAAGAAGATTCGATTCACAACTCTGGAGCACATCAATCACAACAGCTGGTCGTCCGCCTACGCAACGCCTGAGCTTTACCAGTGGATGTTCAGCCACCAACGTGGCAAGTAA
- a CDS encoding sigma-70 family RNA polymerase sigma factor, giving the protein MDKPGSTTQLVVASKAGDNEAFGVLLEQYRGFLLMLAHRYLSERLRRRIDPSDIVQLTFLEAKRDLSSFRGESPAEFAGWLRGILKNNVATAVTRHVTTQKRSLKREIEGDKPIKGDSAGGGWIAQLPGSTTSPSGVAIRGEATFALLEALHQLPETQAEAIRLRYMEGLSLAEIVERMGKSDTAVAGLLKRGLQKMRTILDADMSPWL; this is encoded by the coding sequence GTGGATAAACCTGGCTCAACCACTCAGCTCGTCGTCGCGTCGAAGGCGGGGGACAACGAGGCGTTTGGTGTTTTGCTTGAGCAGTATCGTGGTTTTCTGCTGATGCTCGCCCATCGCTACTTGTCTGAACGATTGCGACGGCGGATCGATCCATCCGACATCGTTCAGTTGACCTTTTTGGAAGCAAAGCGTGACTTGAGTTCGTTTCGCGGCGAGAGCCCTGCGGAATTTGCGGGCTGGCTACGCGGGATTTTGAAGAACAACGTCGCAACGGCGGTAACACGCCATGTGACAACACAAAAACGGTCACTCAAACGCGAGATCGAGGGCGACAAGCCGATCAAGGGCGATTCCGCCGGTGGCGGTTGGATCGCTCAATTGCCGGGAAGCACGACAAGCCCGAGCGGCGTCGCGATCCGGGGCGAAGCGACCTTTGCGCTGCTCGAAGCGCTGCATCAGTTACCTGAAACTCAAGCCGAGGCGATCCGGCTGCGTTACATGGAAGGCCTGTCGCTGGCAGAAATCGTCGAAAGGATGGGAAAAAGTGACACCGCAGTGGCCGGACTGCTGAAACGCGGACTGCAAAAAATGCGGACCATTTTGGATGCCGATATGAGCCCATGGCTGTGA
- a CDS encoding serine/threonine-protein kinase, producing the protein MVENEAPDEADPLDAAFAAYLRSCDDGEMTSRDDFLKQFPEVADQLRQLMEAADLVGRVGAAASSASHASEESLLAGGAETIATSAAVGEQSNVDPAATLPMAHRKKGDHGPTLPFNLGDYELLEILGKGGMGVVYLARQTELDRMVAVKMIRGGMLADESDVRRFYTEAQAAAKLSHPGIVPVYHFGQRAGHHFFSMAFIRGTDLQRRIQESPLAPRDAVRYVRDVARAIHHAHQNGVLHRDLKPANVMIDEHDRIHVTDFGLAKRMDSDSSVTGTGAAVGTPHYMAPEQAGGFSDQATRHSDVYALGAILFACITGRPPIMADTVVQTLLQVVHNPAPSLRSLRADVSMDLETIVAKCLEKDPKKRYDSASKLAEDLEAHLEGRPIAARPRSMPVKLWQWLEGVPLVAALSGRRMVHTSVSHRRFQAAMLLLLLLTPFAAAGISVLWNRNRDSIPATVAIAGGLEDGVYNEVSAKIAERLISRYHVTTAVTASNGSIDNRDRLLHHEVSLAPMQASAVNGDELCVVAPLFYEAVHVLARHDSEITSLTDLPGHRVAVGPVGSGSRATAEMLFDSLDLTPEVLPREVIPWRELASDDAPDAAVLCIGRGSPLLVGLLESNRWQLVPIPSAISISLQHPTLRPMTIESADYPHSNLPAAGIATVGTTAFLAARHDTPADLVTAALEILYQPPELCVGLISRKQAAEWQGLALHRAARKFYAGDTE; encoded by the coding sequence ATGGTTGAAAACGAAGCTCCCGACGAAGCGGATCCGCTTGACGCTGCCTTTGCCGCGTACTTGCGATCGTGTGATGACGGCGAAATGACAAGCCGTGACGATTTCTTGAAACAGTTTCCTGAGGTCGCCGATCAGTTGCGACAATTGATGGAAGCTGCCGATCTCGTTGGCAGGGTCGGCGCCGCAGCATCCTCTGCGAGTCATGCTTCCGAGGAATCGCTGCTTGCCGGCGGGGCGGAAACGATTGCCACTTCGGCTGCCGTCGGGGAACAATCCAACGTGGATCCCGCAGCGACACTGCCCATGGCACACCGCAAAAAGGGTGACCATGGACCAACGTTGCCGTTCAACCTAGGCGACTATGAACTGCTGGAAATCCTCGGCAAAGGTGGCATGGGCGTCGTCTACCTTGCCCGGCAAACGGAACTCGACCGCATGGTCGCTGTCAAAATGATCCGAGGCGGAATGCTTGCCGACGAATCCGATGTGCGCCGGTTCTATACCGAAGCTCAAGCGGCCGCCAAGTTGAGCCATCCGGGCATCGTACCGGTCTATCATTTTGGTCAACGCGCAGGACACCATTTTTTCTCGATGGCATTCATCCGTGGCACTGATTTACAGCGGCGGATTCAAGAGAGCCCGCTGGCCCCCAGGGATGCGGTCCGTTACGTCCGTGACGTTGCTCGTGCCATCCATCACGCCCATCAAAACGGAGTGTTGCATCGCGATTTGAAACCGGCCAACGTGATGATCGACGAGCACGACAGAATCCACGTGACCGATTTCGGCCTAGCCAAGCGGATGGATTCGGACAGCAGCGTGACGGGAACAGGCGCCGCCGTAGGAACACCGCACTACATGGCTCCTGAGCAAGCCGGTGGATTCAGCGACCAAGCGACCCGACACAGTGACGTGTATGCACTCGGAGCCATCCTGTTTGCATGCATCACCGGCCGCCCCCCCATCATGGCCGACACGGTGGTTCAAACGTTGCTGCAAGTGGTACACAACCCAGCACCGTCGCTTCGCTCGCTACGGGCCGATGTTTCGATGGACTTGGAAACGATTGTCGCGAAGTGCTTAGAGAAAGACCCAAAAAAACGCTACGATTCCGCATCCAAGTTGGCCGAGGATCTGGAGGCGCATTTAGAAGGTCGTCCCATTGCCGCGCGGCCACGATCGATGCCCGTTAAGCTCTGGCAGTGGCTCGAAGGCGTGCCATTGGTTGCGGCCCTTTCCGGACGACGGATGGTCCACACGTCGGTTTCGCACCGGCGATTTCAAGCCGCGATGCTGTTGCTGCTGTTACTGACTCCGTTCGCAGCAGCCGGAATCTCCGTGTTGTGGAACCGTAATCGCGATTCGATTCCAGCAACCGTCGCCATCGCCGGAGGGCTGGAAGACGGCGTTTACAATGAGGTTTCCGCCAAGATCGCAGAACGCTTGATTTCTCGCTATCACGTCACGACCGCGGTGACGGCCAGCAACGGATCGATCGACAATCGTGACCGTTTGTTGCATCACGAAGTTTCGTTGGCGCCGATGCAAGCGTCGGCTGTCAATGGTGATGAGCTGTGCGTCGTAGCTCCGCTGTTTTATGAAGCCGTCCATGTTCTTGCGAGACACGATTCAGAAATCACTTCGCTCACCGATTTACCCGGGCATCGCGTTGCGGTCGGCCCCGTGGGCAGCGGATCGCGTGCCACCGCAGAAATGCTGTTTGACTCGCTTGATTTGACTCCCGAGGTGTTGCCCCGAGAGGTGATCCCATGGCGCGAGCTTGCTTCAGACGACGCACCGGACGCTGCGGTGCTTTGCATCGGTCGCGGTAGCCCGCTGTTGGTGGGATTGCTGGAAAGCAACCGTTGGCAGTTGGTTCCGATTCCCTCCGCCATTTCGATTTCGCTCCAGCATCCTACGCTGCGACCGATGACGATTGAATCAGCCGATTACCCCCATTCCAACCTGCCAGCCGCAGGGATCGCGACCGTGGGAACGACCGCATTCTTGGCAGCGCGTCACGACACGCCCGCCGACCTAGTCACCGCAGCCCTTGAAATCCTTTACCAACCACCCGAATTATGCGTCGGTTTGATCTCACGCAAGCAGGCAGCCGAATGGCAAGGATTGGCATTGCACCGCGCGGCAAGAAAGTTCTACGCCGGCGATACAGAATAG
- the msrB gene encoding peptide-methionine (R)-S-oxide reductase MsrB, whose product MKLTPLLVLLPALTLLLSAIGLSDRDVALGDESALETEAEEKADTEPYKPKTKAELLRSLSRIQFNVTQNEATETAFRNRYWDNKKEGMYHCVVCDLPLFSSKTKFKSGTGWPSFYAPLNEKKVGFRNDWRLVYTRVEVHCSRCGAHLGHVFDDGPAPTGKRYCMNSASLNFIDQAKLDEKKDSEKTPSDSDPKNIVK is encoded by the coding sequence ATGAAGCTCACTCCTCTGCTCGTGCTGCTGCCCGCGTTAACGCTACTGCTTTCGGCAATCGGCCTCAGCGACCGCGACGTGGCGTTGGGAGACGAATCGGCATTGGAAACGGAGGCGGAGGAGAAGGCGGATACGGAGCCCTACAAGCCCAAAACGAAGGCGGAGCTACTTCGCTCGCTCAGTCGGATCCAGTTCAACGTCACGCAGAACGAGGCAACCGAAACGGCGTTTCGCAATCGATACTGGGACAACAAGAAAGAGGGGATGTACCACTGCGTCGTTTGCGACTTGCCGCTTTTCAGCAGCAAGACCAAGTTCAAGTCGGGTACGGGATGGCCGAGTTTCTATGCGCCGCTCAATGAGAAAAAGGTCGGTTTTCGGAACGATTGGCGGCTCGTCTACACTCGGGTCGAGGTACATTGTTCGCGGTGTGGAGCCCATCTGGGACACGTTTTTGATGACGGTCCGGCGCCCACGGGCAAACGATATTGCATGAACAGCGCCTCCCTCAACTTTATCGATCAGGCAAAGTTGGACGAAAAAAAGGATTCGGAGAAGACGCCAAGTGACAGCGACCCAAAAAACATCGTGAAATAG
- a CDS encoding site-2 protease family protein encodes MLLQEPAESPYDLRFELFGFPIRIAWTFWLGAAIFGYSLVDLVDYAFQDASPGRAPLLLLWALCLLVSILIHELGHALAFRQCGVHSAIVLYHFGGLAVPIGSTGTTRPFSRLTEKENLWIALAGPLAQLASAFVLVGIVKGSGYRVAAFELMPVGLDRFPGVLDGKPIESAGLFSLVTFYVWPSVVWALLNLVPVWPLDGGRISNSLVLIFGGRREQALWVSVLAAGLLAVYGFKNGQMFMAILFFSLAYSNFQMLQQNGTWRY; translated from the coding sequence ATGTTGCTTCAAGAACCAGCGGAATCGCCCTACGATCTACGCTTCGAACTGTTCGGGTTCCCCATCCGCATCGCATGGACTTTTTGGCTTGGAGCAGCGATTTTTGGCTACAGTTTGGTCGATTTGGTTGACTATGCGTTTCAAGACGCTAGCCCAGGTCGAGCACCACTGCTATTGCTTTGGGCGCTCTGTTTGCTTGTCTCCATTCTGATCCATGAACTCGGCCATGCATTGGCATTTCGTCAATGCGGGGTCCATTCTGCGATCGTACTGTATCACTTCGGTGGCCTCGCGGTGCCGATCGGATCCACGGGCACCACGCGACCGTTTTCTCGCCTAACCGAGAAAGAAAACTTGTGGATCGCATTGGCGGGTCCCCTCGCGCAATTGGCGTCTGCGTTTGTCTTGGTAGGAATCGTCAAAGGATCGGGCTACCGCGTTGCGGCCTTCGAATTGATGCCCGTCGGTCTCGATCGATTCCCAGGGGTTCTCGACGGAAAACCGATCGAAAGTGCAGGACTATTTTCGCTGGTAACGTTTTATGTTTGGCCAAGTGTCGTGTGGGCGCTGCTAAATTTAGTTCCCGTTTGGCCACTCGATGGCGGACGCATCTCGAACTCGCTCGTGTTGATCTTCGGTGGTCGCCGTGAGCAAGCACTTTGGGTGAGTGTACTCGCAGCAGGACTGCTTGCCGTTTACGGTTTCAAGAACGGGCAGATGTTTATGGCGATCTTGTTTTTTTCGTTGGCTTACTCGAATTTTCAAATGCTACAGCAAAATGGAACGTGGCGTTACTGA